In Alicyclobacillus macrosporangiidus CPP55, a single window of DNA contains:
- a CDS encoding NAD-dependent succinate-semialdehyde dehydrogenase translates to MDIAKDARNSLFVDGKWLAPDGGDTVDVVNPATGETIAELGYGGAAEAVHAVDVAARAFRWWRRTTARERAVLLLQTASHLRERAGWIGRVLAMESGKRLAEAIAEVRFAAEYFRRFAEEIRRPHGVMMPGEATNKRHWTLAQPAGVALVLTPWNFPVSIQARKLAPALAAGCTVVARASQKAPLSVIELFRCLQAAGFPAGVVNLVQGPAAETTKAMMQQEGVRVVSFTGSTPVGQTLVGWSAGQLQRMALELGGNAPFIVFEDADIERAVEGAMVAKFRNNGQSCIAANRFYVHDAVYEQFVERFVARVSAMKLSDPVEDPDCDLGPVIDAEARARLKNLASDAIALGARRLVPERAVPASGYFLSPILLEDVTAETGFACEELFGPAAPIFRFREEEEVIACANSTDMGLAAYVYTESHARATRVTEALEYGIVALNHALPSVAFAPMGGWKRSGLGREGARVGLEEFQEIKYISAEI, encoded by the coding sequence ATGGACATCGCGAAGGACGCACGGAATTCGTTGTTCGTCGATGGTAAGTGGTTGGCCCCGGACGGGGGTGACACGGTGGATGTCGTCAATCCGGCGACTGGGGAGACCATTGCTGAACTCGGTTATGGCGGGGCTGCAGAGGCGGTTCACGCAGTCGACGTAGCGGCGCGTGCATTTCGCTGGTGGCGGAGGACAACGGCGCGGGAACGGGCAGTCCTGTTGTTACAGACGGCGTCCCATTTGCGCGAGCGGGCAGGATGGATCGGCCGCGTCCTGGCCATGGAGTCTGGCAAGCGTCTCGCTGAGGCGATAGCCGAGGTTCGCTTCGCGGCGGAATACTTTCGCCGGTTCGCTGAGGAGATCCGGCGTCCTCACGGTGTCATGATGCCAGGTGAGGCAACGAACAAGCGGCACTGGACTCTAGCCCAACCGGCGGGGGTTGCGCTGGTCCTGACCCCATGGAACTTCCCGGTTTCGATTCAGGCTCGGAAGCTCGCGCCTGCCTTGGCAGCCGGATGCACGGTGGTGGCCAGGGCTTCGCAAAAGGCTCCGTTATCAGTGATCGAGTTGTTCCGTTGTCTCCAAGCTGCCGGATTCCCGGCCGGGGTCGTCAACCTTGTGCAGGGTCCGGCCGCCGAGACCACAAAAGCGATGATGCAGCAGGAGGGGGTGCGGGTCGTTAGCTTCACCGGATCGACTCCGGTCGGTCAGACACTTGTCGGTTGGTCAGCCGGACAATTGCAGCGAATGGCCTTGGAGCTAGGCGGCAACGCGCCGTTCATCGTGTTTGAGGACGCCGACATCGAGCGCGCGGTTGAGGGGGCGATGGTGGCCAAGTTCCGCAACAACGGCCAATCGTGCATTGCCGCCAATCGCTTTTACGTCCACGACGCGGTGTACGAACAATTTGTCGAGCGTTTTGTAGCACGCGTTTCGGCGATGAAACTGAGCGATCCGGTGGAGGACCCGGATTGCGACCTGGGCCCGGTGATCGATGCCGAGGCGCGTGCGAGACTCAAGAACCTGGCCTCGGACGCGATTGCCTTGGGAGCTCGCCGGCTCGTCCCCGAGCGAGCGGTACCCGCCTCCGGTTATTTTCTATCGCCGATCCTGCTGGAGGATGTCACGGCCGAAACGGGATTTGCGTGTGAGGAACTCTTTGGACCGGCAGCACCAATTTTCCGGTTCCGTGAAGAGGAAGAGGTAATCGCATGCGCGAACTCGACCGACATGGGATTGGCGGCCTACGTGTATACAGAATCTCATGCCCGCGCCACGCGCGTCACGGAAGCACTGGAGTATGGGATTGTCGCGTTGAACCATGCCTTGCCGTCGGTGGCGTTTGCTCCTATGGGCGGATGGAAGCGCAGCGGCCTCGGGCGCGAAGGCGCACGCGTAGGGTTGGAAGAGTTTCAGGAGATCAAGTACATCTCGGCTGAAATCTGA
- a CDS encoding class II fructose-bisphosphate aldolase, translating into MPLATGAILRDAYEQHYAVPAFSVHSADMIEAVVAEANLQRMPIMLQIGQRAIRNGQMQTLVGAIQAVASQVSIPVVIHLDHSRQFEQIVQALRAGFTSCMIDASALSFEENIAETVQAVRVCHAVGVPVEGELGAIGGAEDDIDVRDEDVIYTSPEAAAEFIHRTGVDSLAVAIGSAHGMYKQEPKLDLERLGSIYAATNVPLVLHGGSGIPEDQIRRALKLGIAKINFDTELRLAYVAGLREGAEQYGDDPFTVVQYAQQRLREVVREKIRFCAG; encoded by the coding sequence ATGCCGTTAGCAACCGGGGCAATACTACGAGACGCTTACGAACAACACTACGCCGTACCTGCATTCAGCGTCCATTCCGCCGACATGATCGAAGCCGTGGTCGCAGAGGCGAACCTGCAACGGATGCCGATCATGCTGCAGATTGGCCAGAGGGCGATCCGAAACGGCCAGATGCAAACGCTCGTTGGCGCGATTCAGGCAGTGGCCAGTCAAGTCTCGATTCCGGTAGTGATCCACCTCGACCACTCTCGCCAGTTTGAGCAGATCGTCCAGGCGCTGCGCGCAGGGTTTACCTCGTGCATGATAGATGCTTCAGCCCTTTCCTTTGAAGAAAATATCGCCGAAACGGTTCAGGCAGTTCGGGTTTGTCACGCGGTGGGGGTTCCGGTGGAAGGCGAATTGGGGGCCATCGGGGGTGCAGAGGATGACATCGACGTCCGTGATGAGGACGTCATCTATACCTCTCCGGAAGCCGCGGCCGAATTCATCCACCGGACTGGTGTCGATTCCCTGGCTGTCGCCATCGGGTCCGCCCATGGCATGTACAAACAGGAGCCGAAACTCGACCTGGAGCGCCTCGGTTCCATCTACGCGGCGACCAATGTCCCGCTGGTTCTGCACGGGGGGAGCGGGATTCCGGAGGACCAGATTCGAAGGGCCCTGAAGCTCGGGATCGCAAAGATAAACTTTGACACGGAACTGAGGTTGGCCTACGTTGCCGGACTTCGAGAAGGAGCGGAGCAGTACGGGGACGATCCGTTTACTGTCGTGCAGTACGCACAGCAGCGGTTGCGCGAAGTCGTCCGCGAAAAGATCCGGTTCTGCGCCGGATAA